The stretch of DNA GGGCACAATCAGATGTTTAGAATCTGTTCGAGGGCGAGTTCAAATTAATTGACACCATACTAGTATTTCAGCACGTGGCAAAATGGATGTTACTCGAGGATAGTTACTAATTATTGGCATATGCAGAACTACTGTCGCGTGCGTCTAAATCAAATGTTTCGGTCAGTTCGTCATTTGAACGAAATCATGAGGAAGCTCATAGCATCGATGTGTTGCGTTCGGAAAAAACCTCGATCAAGCTTTGGAGCCACTATGTCGACCGAAGAGGAACCACGAGTTTTAACCTTCATTCTTAAGAGTGACCTTGAGAGGGGTTTCGACGCAACTGTGAGTAGGAAAGTCAGACTGAAAAggagagagaaggaaggaaagcTTTCTCCTGCACCAAGTTCAATGTTGATGTAATGATTGGTCatgctttgaaatcaaagtaaaCAATGACGGAACCCATCGCCATTCCTGATTCAAATCCGTCTAGACTTGACCAttttctctctcgttctccaCAGTTTGAAATTCGCGACCGAACTCTTTCCAATGTGGACGATTCTACTATTCCGCGAAAGCTGAGGACTTCGACCTCGTTAGATCTCAACGATTGCATCACTTTGGACGTGAAAAATGAGGCGAAGGTAAGATAAACAACAGTCGGTGTCGGTATTTGCAGGCAAGGGTCAATTCATGAAGACATCACCTTCGCTTTGCTTCAGGTTTTGGTTCTCTATACTGGTGGCACCATTGGGATGGTCAGAAACGCCGAGGGTGTCCTTGCTCCTCAGCCTCATGCAATGGAGGCCACCATAAGAGCCACCATTAACATGCACGACGAGAAATATTCGAATTTAAGGTTTCAACAAGAGATTCGAGTCAGAAGCTCCAAGAATCAAGATCCTTGCCTTCTACCTTTGGTGCTACCCCATGTACCCAATCACAAACGGGTGATCTACAGCATCTATGAGTACGATCCTCTTTTGGACTCGAGTAATATGACCATGGATGATTGGATCACCATCGCCAACGACATCAAGAATGCTTATGAAGCGTTTGACGGTTTCGTGGTTCTCCACGGAACTGACACTCTCGCTTACACGGCTTCGGCTCTGTCCTTCATGCTTGAGCACTTGGGTAAACCCGTGATTATCACTGGTTCCCAAATCCCTTGCTTCGAAACCCGCTCCGATGGACGGGACAACTTTGTAGGCGCTCTGATTTTGGCGGGCAACTATAATATCCCCGAAGTGACAGTCTACTTCCGTCATCAACTCATGCGTGGAAATCGGACGATCAAAGTCAGCTCCGAGGACCTTGATGCATTCGACAGCTTAAACATGCCCCCTCTCGTCAAGGCAGGGATCGACTTCGAAGTTGACTACAACGCCATCTTCCAACCGAAAACAATTGAGAAATTTCGAGTCCACTCCATGCTCAATAGAAATGTTGTTCTACTCCGACtatttccatccattcataGCGAAACCATGGCGCATTTCCTGATGCCACCAATCCAAGGCGTGGTCCTTCAATGCTATGGCGCCGGGAACATCCCCACGAATCGCAAAGATATCTTGAAGCACATCAAAGACGCTGTCGCTCGAGGTGTCATCATCCTGAGTGTGACCCAATGTTCTCAAGGCGGTGTCAGTCCTTTGTATGAGACTGGAAAGGCTTTGATGGATGTTGGTGTCTTGCCGGGATGTGATATCACCCCAGAAGCTGCTCTTACTAAGCTCAGCTATGTCTTGTCCAAGGATGAATGGTCCTTAGAGCAGAAGCGTGAGAAAatgcaggccaatttggccggGGAAATCACGGTTCTCAATTTGAAGGCCAAATCTCGAAACGATAAGGTTTTCTTGAACGAGCTCGAAATCATTCAAGAGGTAGCCAAATCACTGAATCTGACCACTTCTGAAGAGGTGAAAGAAGTGGAGAAGATCTTGTTTCCCTCCATCCTTTGCTCAGCAGTGTATAAGGGCGAAATCAAAACCATCATGGCCCTCAATGATAATGGTGTTAATTGGGGAATGAGCGATTACGATCAACGGACTCCTCTTCACGTGGCCGCCAGCGAGGGGAAAACGGAGCTCGTGGAATATCTTCTCAAAAATGGGGCCAGTGTCCATGCCCGTGACCGCAACAACGATTCCCCATTAAGATGTGCAATTGATGCCGAGCATGAGGAAGTCATCGCATGTTTGGTGTCTTGCGGAGCTCATCTTCTCATCGGCAAGTCCGAATTGGGGGAGGTTCTTTGCTCTTTAGCTCGTcaaggcaaaaagaaaagGCTGCACTGTTTCATGTTGGGTGGAGCCAATTTGAACGTTAAGAATTTAACTCATCAAACCGCCTTGCATTCCGCCGTTGAAACGGGACGCATTGATATCGTCGAGTACTTGATTACTCAAGGGGTGAAGAGCAAGGAGCAAAACTTGTACGGGCAGACCCCGTTAGCGATCGCCACGGTTTTGAGGAGGACGGAAATTTCCGACATGTTGAGGGCGTATCATGGAGACTTTtaggcatttttttcaccGAGTTCCGAAAAATATTGGAGGTTGTAAATTGCCAACTAAAATTTGTTGCGATTAGTTGAGCAATGTCATCACGGAAAAAGCGTTGTGAATTTATTTCATCTGAATAGAATACAATAATTGAGAATTCGTATTCACTTTcgtgcatttttttgcttacTTTCTTACAAATTAGAAATAACATAACCATGAACTTGTCATTGTCTCCTCGAATTATTATCACAAGAGAGAAACTTAATAATCATTGGTTGATTCACGTACTCCTAGGCATatatatggactgtgaacgagcttctcgtacaaatcagcctgctcttggtcacagcAGCTTTGAGCcccttttcgaattaaagtaatataATATGAAACCCAAATCTCCTCAAGTAAGGGCAGGTCATTTTTGCATTGCTTACTTTAAattggttcgtttcaaagtgatgttatcaaaagcttatgtacctgaccaagaacaggccgaaaatatgaattttatgtagtgtttactacatgaCTGGACATGAgtcctgagttccctaaacatagtgttgggctcaaatttggccaagttcattcaTTCTACAAGATCTTTTGGTTGTATGAAGTGTCTATTTGGAATAACGTGAATGGTTAAGAAGATAAGAATTTTTCGcctccgttcgcagtccacatctctagaagtccgttgTTTATTCAACTTGTAATCTGGTAAGGATGGTTTTTACTATTCTCTCTACGGATTCGGTAACATGGAGCTTGTTTCTATGCTAAGTAGTcacattttcttctcttctgaTGGTAAACTCTTGAAGCTTAGTCTTCTATTGAAGAGACttgaccaaatcaaatgcGAAATGGACAATTTAGAAGTCATCATAGCTAATAATGTAACAGCCATTTTGTACGTCTGATGATTCAGAAGTCTGCGAAATACTAATGCtccatttgaaacatttttatgTATCTTAAAGATTGCCAAAAACTGGATGGCAACAgcaattcaaaaaatgtgcttaCATTATTGCTCAATTTGTGGAATAGAACCGGCCACAAATGTCTGGGAACATCAGATGTCTCGAGTTGGTTGGCATGTTGGGCCATGAAGATCTCCATGGATGTCAACCCGGCGGTGGGTATGGCCGTTGTGGGCTCACTCGGGGGCGAAGGCGTTTCAGTTGGATGGGGACTCATGATTTCGATTTCAGAGTCACTAACGTTCATAGGCAAGTGTGCGGTCCCAGATCTGCAGATTTACCTCTTCTGCATGTTCGATTACGAAACTACTTAAAGGGTGGCCAAGGGCCTGTAATACCTCGCCCTGAGCTCTAACTCGACGAAGATCAAGCTTTACAGGCCTTAAAATACCCTGATTGGGGTCTTTTTATTTCGGACTAGAGCGATTATAAAGGGTCGATGAGCTCAAATGCAACACTAACGAGAAACTGGGCCCTCAAGTTCCGTTCCATGTGAGACTtaaaaattgttcttttttattgGAAAAGATATGCTGAGGTTGCGCGAAGTCAATTAAAGACGTGCTGCGAGGAATAATTCTTGATTGAAGGACTTTGTCGTCCCATAGATAGTGCAATTCATGTCCTTGGGGTCAATCTTTCAATTCTCCAGTACTGCAAACCAAGTATTGTCCCCAAAACTAATGGGAAGAATTCTTACCATCTAAGACAGAGGTTCGAGAAAGGAAAGAGTTTTGGTTCCTTGGatatcaaaaatatcttgaatatAGTAACTTTGGTTGAATCGCAAAATTATGTTCAATTTAAATATCTTGCTTCCAGGTTATAGCAACCTTTTTGTTGAATTATCCCTTCGCATAGCGCCGTCCTTAAGAGCGCAAGAATTTGAGTGGTAATGGCACTATACCTACGCAACCTCAGAGTAATGCCGTTGGAAAATGATTAGAACTCTATGGACTTGACAATCCATTTCTCAAAGCGCCCTCTCTAAACAAGTTTCATCCTCGCCACCACAGTTCATGCCTTGAAGCTTGGCAATTTGGTATTAGTCCACATTGGGAACAAGAACTTATTCTCGGAACCATGGGTTGGTTTGGCTCCTCCACCGCTGATACGACCACTTCTAAGAAGCCCTCTTCGGATTCACTGGATTTGTCCGATGCCTTGGGTGATTCGGGCTTCGGGAGCAAAAAACGTTCGATTTATGATGACTCCACGCCATTGTCCCATGAATTTGGAAGCAGTAGTGGCGGTGGCAATTATAGCTCCGATCAGGTTGAGCAGCaaatccaaatggaacaacaaaaacttcaACTCATGACTGCTGTAAGttattcatttgtcatttaagTTATCAAATAATTTTAACGTATGTGGATATCTTCCAACAGATCCACAAGATTAACGACGTCTGTTGGGATACTTGTATCGATTCGCCTGGNAACGCTAAGGGTAACGCGTTAACGGAACGGGTTTTTGTCCTCCTGTTaccattgcttttttgttttgtaaacAAGGGAGAGAAAAGTACATAAAGGNNNNNNNNNNNNNNNNNNNNNNNNNNNNNNNNNNNNAGTAGAATTAACAACATAAACTCAAAGAGCAAATGTTTAGCTCATGGttgagtaattgatattttttgactgaaacttgtgccaaagagttcattctttgattcaaagctATGCCATTCATTattaaggccatggtcgtgctaaaaaaggaaaatacaTGCACTGGCTAAAGAGAGTGCTTGAAtggccctgtgacactatttcatcTCCGCGGTAAGTAAGAcatggaatcacctaaccttgaaagatcattcctcattacttgatatttttgaaagaaatgtgtGCCTAGGCGCCTCGGAGGCATGATTGGACCAATGGCTGGCATAGGACCAATGCCTGGGATGGGACCAGTGCTTGGGATTGGAGGGCAGGTCTCCATAAATTGTCCAATAGGATACGATCAcagcctcagtttgtttggtttttttttgtacccctttgcNNNNNNNNNNNNNNNNNNNNNNNNNNNNNNNNNNNNAAAGTTTCAACAGAATCAcaagttttccattttaaatGGATTGGAAATACATTTCCGGTAGCGGCAAGCCCGCATAACAAAACACAAGGTCTGTTGGACCCGAATTGAGAGTAAGGCCAATCTTACTTGAAGTTCCTCGTCCGTGAGATTCTCGCCCAATTCTTGGGCTACGCGTTTTAGATTGACAAAAGAGATCTTGCCCGTGTCATCATCGTCGAAGAGCTTGAAAGCTTTCATGATTTCCTCTTTGGTGTCTTTTTCCGACATCTTGGCCGCCATCAGATTGAGAAAGTTATCAAACGAGAGTCGCCCGGAACTGTCCTTGTCCACCTCGGCCACCATCTTCTTAATATCGTCCTTCTTGGGCTCGAATCCCAACGCCCTCATGGCCACTTTGAGGTCTTTGGTGTCGATAAAGCCGCTACTCTGGGTGTCGAACAAGTTAAACGCCTCACGAATGTCGGTCTTTTGCTCATCTGACAAGTCCAATTTAATGGCCGTGCTCTTGCGTTTGGCTCCACCTGTCATTTTGGCCTTGGCGTCCTTATGTGGTCCCAAGAGTCCCAAGAGCAAATGGATGTATTGGCCAAGCTTAGGGATGATATTGATCACACATTCTTGGTCAATTAAGTATATGAAAGTGTGTGGGGACGGAGTAGGCGATCGTTCCAGCTGTTTTCGCCAACAAGGTACACTCCGTTCCAAAAATCTGCCAAGGAGAGAGGGCGAGAGAAAATAGAGGatgagaaggagagggagggcACGTGGGGTGACCTCTATGGGtataaatggatggatgggtttGGTCCTCGCTTAGACCATNNNNNNNNNNNNNNNNNNNNNNNNNNNNNNNNNNNNNNNNNNNNNNNNNNNatacattttgaataattatgccaagatgaaTTGCCAACCCTCATTATTGAAGTTGacacgaagtcttcaaattttacgcgttaggactgcttgatgcaaaaacacaatttccaatttAGAGAAgcatggtcttgatgggggaAAATCCGTAAAATGTTGGTCGTCTAAATTTTAGGGAAATAACGATCAAggagtaacgccattacattttttgactaGCAAATGTGTAACGAATTGttaattttgaccaaaataatttTAAGTGCAATATGttctttttattgaggaaccACTAATACCCTAATAGCGTACAGAATGTTTGAGGACTAATATTGTTTATCTAACTTATTAGTCTTCAGTAATTAGAAGTGCATCATAATCGACCAGAAAAGCACAGTTTAGTCAAAGGAACAATCCGTAAACAAAATTCTTTGTTCCTAAGCTTTTGGAGGTCATCATAATGGGGTATCACAGCATCACACTATGTTTTTTGTTATTCGTTCCCTGGCATTGATGATGTTcttttttcagatttttctATATATCCAAGCCATTGTAAATCCACTCTTTCTTTCCCGAGCAATAAGATAAAGTCGGGAAATTTGGTGATCCACTTACAATATGTCAAACGTTTTTAAAAAGACTTCGGAAAAAAACCGTTGTCTTATGATGATTTACCCAATCACATCCTGATTATGGTCCGCGCTCTGAAAAGATTCTTTCACAAGTTAATTCAAtacttcaaattgtttatgGTGTTGCAGATTTGTCTTTTCTCTTCCCTCTTTCGGAACGGAACGACAAGTATCGGTACGATCATTTCAAATTAGGCCGGCAATGCTTGATCGTCGGATGGAGGTTTAGAAAAAGGCTGAAACTGCCGCTTATGCACGGGTCCCTTTTATGCATGAGCTGCCAGATCTATTTTCTGGGCATGCCCCTCGATCCATCTCGGCTCTTCTGTGCTCGTGGGTAGCATCAAGATTTCTTTATGGGTTAGAACGATATGACACACAAGGTCTTTCCACGTCGTCCTCCAGGACGACAGCAAACCTCGCCATTGGATTACATGATATCCTGTTGCATTCACATGAATACTATCGCTCCCTCGAGATCCATAAACATCTCATCCTCGTCCCCAGGCCATTTTGAGCCTTTTGAACCAAAGATAAACATCTCCTAAACATAGAAAGACATCGACACCACATTAACAAAGGACACCTCTTGACGTTCAGCATTCAAAAAGTGTCGCACGGGTAATTGATTCCACGTGCCTTCCTCCCATTTCCACTCATTTCAAGACCATTTCGGCGATCAGAGACCAAAAACCCAAGGCCAAGACGGACAAACACTGAGAAGAACAGATCGAGCTGGGAAGGACAATTGGACAGATTAAAAGTTATAAATAATTGCAGATATTACAAAAATATCTTCATCGGAAGATCTCACTTGTAGAGGAATCAATATGATGATAACTTTTTAATTTGCAAACCGAACTTCACCCAAAACATGGTGGATGGGCACCATGTATTATTGGAATTCGATCCAatgacttgtcaagacatggTGGAACGAGCAACAGAATAAGATATGTATGCAGTTGGTTAGCTTCCTTCTCTCACAAATGGTTTACTTAACTTTGCTAAAACTTGtgtcttttgaaaatatcaaacacCGTTATAGGCCAAATTTTAAgcagttcattttgaatacgTTTTGATCTTGGCCTTGCACGAAAAAATCTGGAAGGAATGTTGTTCCGATATTGACACTTGATGTCCTTATCGCTATCGTTATGTCTTGATAGAAAACGTGCAAACATTTCTAAAGCGTCATCGTCTCAGGCTGGCATTttcataaatgaaaaagagcaaacCATCCCCCATCATCTCGGAAAGGCGCGAGATTTAAAGTGTCCAAGGTTTATCCTTCTCACTGATCTCACCGaccctctttctttttggacCAGAGTGACTCGCCAAAAAATGATCCCAGTGAGAAGATATGATGAGCTATAATGTTCTTGTAGGCTGGAACCTTATTGGTTCCAAGTTTGGGTCGAAATATATGAAAACAAACTTTGTCAAAAGGGCGCATTGTTCAACGAAGGGAAAGGAAACACTAATGGGTGCGCCTTTGGGCTGGAAAAAAAGCTACGAGATGTTCCTAATGAAGTGCTCTTTTTGTGGTCTAGTCGAATGGGCTTTTTTGCGCTAATCCTCAttaaaatatgaattgaatACTTGACAATCGCTATTCTAATCTGtggacttgaaaaatgaacccATCTACACGATTCGCATTGGACAAAACTTCCTTTCACCACGACTTTTCGCATGCAAATGTGAACTTTGAGGAACTGGAAATATACACAACTGCGGAGCGAAACAACAATATCGCCGTCATTCTCTGTTACGAGGAAGGTGGTCCTCGGAAGTGAATCGAGAATTGGACCTTCTCCGAT from Tigriopus californicus strain San Diego chromosome 3, Tcal_SD_v2.1, whole genome shotgun sequence encodes:
- the LOC131877481 gene encoding uncharacterized protein LOC131877481 (The sequence of the model RefSeq protein was modified relative to this genomic sequence to represent the inferred CDS: added 89 bases not found in genome assembly) is translated as MTGGAKRKSTAIKLDLSDEQKTDIREAFNLFDTQSSGFIDTKDLKVAMRALGFEPKKDDIKKMVAEVDKDSSGRLSFDNFLNLMAAKMSEKDTKEEIMKAFKLFDDDDTGKISFVNLKRVAQELGENLTDEELQEMIDEADRDGDGEVNHDEFLRIMKKTNLY
- the LOC131877360 gene encoding L-asparaginase-like isoform X2, with protein sequence MNLKERRLFEIRDRTLSNVDDSTIPRKLRTSTSLDLNDCITLDVKNEAKVLVLYTGGTIGMVRNAEGVLAPQPHAMEATIRATINMHDEKYSNLRFQQEIRVRSSKNQDPCLLPLVLPHVPNHKRVIYSIYEYDPLLDSSNMTMDDWITIANDIKNAYEAFDGFVVLHGTDTLAYTASALSFMLEHLGKPVIITGSQIPCFETRSDGRDNFVGALILAGNYNIPEVTVYFRHQLMRGNRTIKVSSEDLDAFDSLNMPPLVKAGIDFEVDYNAIFQPKTIEKFRVHSMLNRNVVLLRLFPSIHSETMAHFLMPPIQGVVLQCYGAGNIPTNRKDILKHIKDAVARGVIILSVTQCSQGGVSPLYETGKALMDVGVLPGCDITPEAALTKLSYVLSKDEWSLEQKREKMQANLAGEITVLNLKAKSRNDKVFLNELEIIQEVAKSLNLTTSEEVKEVEKILFPSILCSAVYKGEIKTIMALNDNGVNWGMSDYDQRTPLHVAASEGKTELVEYLLKNGASVHARDRNNDSPLRCAIDAEHEEVIACLVSCGAHLLIGKSELGEVLCSLARQGKKKRLHCFMLGGANLNVKNLTHQTALHSAVETGRIDIVEYLITQGVKSKEQNLYGQTPLAIATVLRRTEISDMLRAYHGDF
- the LOC131877360 gene encoding L-asparaginase-like isoform X1 translates to MTEPIAIPDSNPSRLDHFLSRSPQFEIRDRTLSNVDDSTIPRKLRTSTSLDLNDCITLDVKNEAKVLVLYTGGTIGMVRNAEGVLAPQPHAMEATIRATINMHDEKYSNLRFQQEIRVRSSKNQDPCLLPLVLPHVPNHKRVIYSIYEYDPLLDSSNMTMDDWITIANDIKNAYEAFDGFVVLHGTDTLAYTASALSFMLEHLGKPVIITGSQIPCFETRSDGRDNFVGALILAGNYNIPEVTVYFRHQLMRGNRTIKVSSEDLDAFDSLNMPPLVKAGIDFEVDYNAIFQPKTIEKFRVHSMLNRNVVLLRLFPSIHSETMAHFLMPPIQGVVLQCYGAGNIPTNRKDILKHIKDAVARGVIILSVTQCSQGGVSPLYETGKALMDVGVLPGCDITPEAALTKLSYVLSKDEWSLEQKREKMQANLAGEITVLNLKAKSRNDKVFLNELEIIQEVAKSLNLTTSEEVKEVEKILFPSILCSAVYKGEIKTIMALNDNGVNWGMSDYDQRTPLHVAASEGKTELVEYLLKNGASVHARDRNNDSPLRCAIDAEHEEVIACLVSCGAHLLIGKSELGEVLCSLARQGKKKRLHCFMLGGANLNVKNLTHQTALHSAVETGRIDIVEYLITQGVKSKEQNLYGQTPLAIATVLRRTEISDMLRAYHGDF